AAACAGAGAGCCGGATATCTGAGTATTACCGGGTGCTTAGAAGTTCTCAGGTGAATCGACCGGGTTACAAATCAGGTCAAACAAGAGAAAAACCCGGCTATCCGGCACCGCAGAGATCCTGGCCTGTGGCATGCCGGTTGTGGTGGAGGGGTTATCAGTCTGCATAGGCCATCAACTTGTACATCATGTGGTGGATACGGTCGCGCATCAGGTCGCTTACCAGTACCAATTCCCGCCACAGGGGATCCTCGCAGCCGACTATCTGTTGCGCATAATTCGGCCAGGCAGCACTTCGTAGCGACTCATTACCGTCAGCCGGACTGCAGTCCGGATCCGAATGTTCCTCACCATACTCAAGCCACTGGGTCAGCATGTCGTCAAGCATGTGGGCGAAAACCGCCATTTTCTGCACCGAACTGTGGAATTCCGGGGTGCCGGCATCGTAGCGCCAGGCCCACTCGCGGAACTCGTCCAGCGAGGCTGTATTAATCGAACGCTCATCCGGGTCCGGGATGCCCTCGCCGAAATCCAGGATGTCTCCGCGCAGATAGTCTTCAGGGTCGGCGTCACGGCTGTGCACATGGTGATCATACAGAAGGGATCTGGCCATGGCATGATGGACGCGGTCGTGCATGATTTCAGTGATTCTAACGAGCTCATACCATGGCGAATCATCCCCTGCATCCTCCAGAGTCTGCCGGTAGTCACTCCATTGTCCACCCGAAATCCGATTTGAAAAATCCGGAGTCTCTCCGCGCTCAAGATGCTCGTTCTCCCCGTGGCGGACCATTTGCGTCATGAGTTCGTGCATGAAATTGTGGAAGCTGCCAAAGGTCCTCATAGACAGGGCCCAGCGGTCCTTTTCGGTGATGTGGGTTGATACATAATCGCTGAAATTTCCACCGGATATGGAATCCATGATGTAATCCGATCTGTGATCAAGGCGGCCTTGCCGGTCAAGGTGTTCTTTCCGGTCCTGATGATCGAAACCGGCAGGCAGCGCGCCTATCAGGAACATCAGCATGGTCAGAATAGTGTAATGAACGATGCGGGGTAACGGCATGGTAATCTTCATTTTTTTTCGCTGTTATAATTACTGCAACAAACCCTGCCGCCCAATCATGATGGACCGGTTAATACACACTTCGCACCGAATTGAATTAAAAGGTGAAAGCATGAGAAAAAAACTGTAATATTGTCATAGCCTTGAGCTAATCACTGCCATGCCCATGGGGGGTCACTTTGCTCCGGAACAGGGGGTCAGCTTGTCCGGAATAACCTGTCCATTCATCCTCGTCTTTTTGTTCTATAATATAAGTCATATTTGATCCACAGAACTCAAGATACAACATGCTATTCGTCCTATTGTGAAGGATAAACTCGATTTTCTCTTCAATAGAGAGTTCTTGATTTTGACTTTTGATTTCAATTGATATGCCTTCTTGTTCAGGGGAAACGGTGTTTGAACAGAAGCTCAATAAGAACAAAAACAAGACCAAGAGTGGGCGAGTTGACAAGTTTGTTTTCATAGTATCCGCCTGTTTTAATATGAAGTTATCACAATAAAGTGCAAAGGGAATTAGTCATTTGGCTTATAGGTGTTTTCTTTATTAAAAGGTGCTGATTTATAACGCTCAACGCACAGCCGGCGCGGACAGCCGGCTATAATGAGGCGGAAACCTCCCAAAAACCAGATTGATGCGCATGCTTTATTGCAATCTTTGAATTAATCGAATAGCGGGAGGCCGAAGCTCCCGTTTTTCAGGGATATTGACAATTCAGAGTCTTCATTACTGTCTCCCATAAAAGCTGTGAATTCGAAATTACCGGTGACAGTGGCATTGTCCGGATCGATGTTTTCAATTGTAACATATCCGGATGAATCAGAAACTGTTACAAAGGAAGGAGAAAGTGTGTCAAAACCCCTTGGAGTCACAGATGCTTGTTCTTTTCCTAAAATATACGTGCCAGGACCGTGAAATCCTGGAATGTCAATAGCAATGTTGTTCCAGCCCATTCGGGAGATAATCCGAAAATCATTTTCGGAAAATTTGCTGATGTAAGCTGATGGCACAGTCTCAGAGATTCTCAGGTTTTCGTGCACATCGCCATTGATTGAGACCGTAAACTCAGACCCTGCCGGATCGGAAAGCTTGTTTCCAAGTGCAGTTCGATTATAAGTACCCTTGTAATAGCGGCCATCAAGGATTAGCTGCGTCTCGGTAAGTTTATATGCGACAGTATCTATTTCCAGAACAAGATCACTCACAGCATCAGGATGATCCGTTTTATGCATGCCCATCGACGAGGCAAGATTACTGTGGACTATATACTCAACTATGATTTTGTCCGAAGTGATTTCATGTATTTGCAGTTCATGAGAAGGGGTATACCGGGAGTCAATCAATGCGGCCTGTCCGGAGTTACCATTAATCCCAACAGGATGGACGGACCCGGCTGACAGCCCTTCGGTTTGACTTTCATCAGAAATGTACCAGCCGGTGATCCGCAGTTCAGGCGACGGACCTTCATGCCCGGTAGATTCAATATTGTACCAGGCACCAAATATATCAGAATCAGGTTCATCTGAGCTGTTGATGAAATCGCAAGCAGCTGCAGTTACCAAAATTGCCATAATGAGAATAGTTTTAGAACTCATGGTGTTCAGCCTGTAGTTTGTAGTACGTTACTGCAAGATAATGGTAAGGCGGTCTGGCTATGCCCTCTTTTATCGATGATCGCAATCAATGACTGGTATTTGTCGGCCGGCCCCATGATGCGCCCAGTATCCCTGCGTAGCCGGCTATCATTTTGCCCGGCGCAGCATGTGCAAAAAACGTATTTACAAAATATTACTCCGCCCCCCATCAACGTCAAATTAATTTTTACTTTTTTAAAAGTGCTGCTTTGAAATCATCAGGTTCAAGGACAGGAAGTTCTTCAAGTACTTGATCTTGTGTACGTCCTGCGGTAAGAATCATCTAAATCTACTTCTGCCTTTTCAGTAAGTATTAGCGATACAGGCACAGTAGCTTATAAATATTTTGGACGGATTTTCTCCCAGCTTGATCCCGTTTTTTTGTCCTTTTCAAGCGTTTTAAGCCGTTCTTCAATAATTGCTTTATGATGATCCGGAACTTCCACATCCGATGGGTCTGATGCAATTGAGTCCCACAAAGCTTCAACCAAAATCAGTTTTTCGCTTTTTTTGAGCTGAGAAAGCTCGCCTATTAATGCCCTATCCACCGTCATGACGTTTATTAGTTGTTTTTGTCCAAGTTGATTGAAAACGTCGTGTAAAGCAATTGATTGAGCCGAAAAATTATGGAAAGCATGAGGAAACGTAACAGCCTGGCAAAGCGGCACGGCTAAGTATTTGAA
Above is a window of Natronogracilivirga saccharolytica DNA encoding:
- a CDS encoding DUF6252 family protein, with the protein product MAILVTAAACDFINSSDEPDSDIFGAWYNIESTGHEGPSPELRITGWYISDESQTEGLSAGSVHPVGINGNSGQAALIDSRYTPSHELQIHEITSDKIIVEYIVHSNLASSMGMHKTDHPDAVSDLVLEIDTVAYKLTETQLILDGRYYKGTYNRTALGNKLSDPAGSEFTVSINGDVHENLRISETVPSAYISKFSENDFRIISRMGWNNIAIDIPGFHGPGTYILGKEQASVTPRGFDTLSPSFVTVSDSSGYVTIENIDPDNATVTGNFEFTAFMGDSNEDSELSISLKNGSFGLPLFD
- a CDS encoding addiction module protein, with the protein product MFFYFKYLAVPLCQAVTFPHAFHNFSAQSIALHDVFNQLGQKQLINVMTVDRALIGELSQLKKSEKLILVEALWDSIASDPSDVEVPDHHKAIIEERLKTLEKDKKTGSSWEKIRPKYL